TCCTGATGTCAGTGATCTTTTAAAATCCATCTCTATCCGGGATACCATTAACACAATTCCATCAGCTGTCAGTTGTTTAAAGGAAATGTTTTTGGAATGCAGATACTCATGCCTGGCATGTTCCAGATAGTTTTGATAAACGGCATTGTTTACAATTCCTTGTATATCACATTCATAATCTCTCACTTTTAACTGAATCTCAAATATATAGTTCTGCATAGTATTTTGTATAGCGCATAATATCATTTTCAGGAAATTCCTGATTAAACAGTGCAAATTAATAAAATATTATTATAATTGCATAATCATTGAGTAGTCAAGTATATGTCAACAATAAATCCTTTTCTTAAAACATTAATGAACCTGGCAAAAGTGCAGGCTGTTATAGCCAGACGGTTCGATCGTTTAAATATCCATGGTATTGGTTTTAATGATTTTATGATCCTCTATCTGTTACAGCAAGCTGCTGGTGAAAAAATGAGAAGGGTAGACCTGGCCGATAAAATAGGGATTACTGCATCGGGAATAACCAGAATGTTATTGCCAATGGAAAAAATAGGTCTGGTGACAAGAGAAGCAAATGAGCGTGATGCAAGAGTGAGTTATGTTGTTCTTACAGCGCAGGGCAGGCAATTATTTGAAGACGCTGGGAAGACGGCCAGCTTATTGTCCCAGGAAATAATTCCGGCAGAAAAACCAAAAGATATCCAGTTGTTAAATGATATGCTGGCCAGGCTTGGTGGTAATATTACCTGATCCCTATGCAAATCCCTGAAAATTTGATACCTGCTGCAAAACTGGCAGCAGTTGAAAAGGCATTGTTTAAAACCTTTGATACCACTGCAGTAGAAGAAATCATTTTACTAACGGGTGGCCTTTCTGCCTCTGCAGTATATAGAATAAAAGTTAACGATCAGTATTATGTACTGAAACTGGACAATCCTGTGCCAGTCATTCAGGATGATCAGCTTAGCTGTATGGAAATTGCAGCTGCAGCAGGCATTGCACCTGCGGTTTATCATCTGGATAAGGCAGCGGGTGTCACTATCACCGGTTTTATTCCGCCTGTGCCGCTTGTTTTTGATCATCCTGATAAATTACTGTCTGAACTGGCCAAAACTATCAGAAGGATACATGAACTGCCATATTTTCCTCATGAAAATAGTTTACAGGATACCGTTGACGGACTTATAGGGCAGTTCAAAATGTCCGGCATGCTGACGGGACCTGTTTTTGATGAATGTTTTGCTCATTATGAAACTATCAGACAGCAATATCCATGGTTTGATACTGATAAGGTATCAAGTCATAATGATCTCAATCCCAATAATATGGTTTTTGATGGTAAAAAGATATGGATCATTGACTGGGATGCAGCTTTTAAAAATGACCGTTATGTGGATCTGGCTATAACAGCCAATTTTTATATCACTACACAGGAACAGGAAGAGTTGTTTCTGGAAACCTACTTTGGCAGGGATCTTCATAGTTATCACCGGGCGAGATTCTTTGTCATGCGTCTTGTATGCCGGCTGGTATATGCTATGCTGATGTTTAAACTGGCAGACGGTTCAAAGACCGGCGGTATAAAACACAATCCTGAGATGAATAATATCAGTTTAAAGGAGTTGAAAATCCAGCTGGGCAGCGGAGCATTAAGTCTGGCAGACTATAATGGGCAAATGTTTTTTGGCAAGGCCTTAATGAATGAAGCACTGCATTATATGCAATCCCCGCGTTTTGCTCAATCCATAGCGCTTCTGTAAAAAAGTTCCGGTGAATGCCGTGCAAAATCCATCCAATTAAATGAAGACTTTGCACGGCATTGGTGTATATCTGGTGAAAAAACCGGGATCAGACTGTAATAACAATCTTTCCGAAGTGTTGCCCTTCCTGAAGTCTTCGATAAGCGTCATGAACAGTATCCAGTGTAAATACTGAATCAATTACCGGATGTATATCTGCAATCTCAATCGCCCGGTTTAGTGCAGTAAAGCTTTCAGCACTGCCTACAGCGAGTCCCTGTATGCGCAGAAAAGACAGATTTATTTTATGCCGGTGGATATCCAGTGGCAGAGCAGCCCCGGAAATAAAACCGGCGGTACCTACAAAACCATTTTCTTTAACTGACAGCAGTGATTGTTCTATGGTTTTTGTTCCGGCAATATCCAGCGTAATATCAGCGCCCTGGCCATTGGTTAGTGAAAGTACCTGTTTGTGCCACTCAGGATGCTGGGTATAATCGATGACTTCATCGGCTCCGGCTTTTCTGAGTTTTTCGGCCTTTTCATTACTGCTTGTGGTTGCAATGACTCTTGCACCCGCGGCTTTTGCTATTTGCAGGGCAAACAGGGAGACACCTCCGGTACCCTGGGTAAGTACTGTTTGGCCAAGTTGCAGATTGGCCTGGTTAATCAGCCCATGCCATGCTGTTAAGGCTGCTATGGGCAGGGTTGCCGTTTCTTCAAAACTGAGGTTATCAGGGGCTTTTACCAGGCCGTAATCAGGGATACAGACATATTGGGACAGGACTCCAGGAGTTTGCCAGGCTACACGGACTGAATTACTTTCCTGATCAATCTTTCCCTTTGTCCATTTCTGTACGTATTGTATGGCAACCCGGTCACCTGCTTTCCATCTGGTTACATTTGAGCCTACCTGTTCTACAATACCGCTGCCATCAGAGGCTGGCGTATAGGGAAAAGAGAGATAGGGATCAAAACTTCCCTGTGCTAAAATTACGTCGAGATAATTTAGGGAGACCGCCTTGATTCTGACCAGTACCTGGTTTGCAGACGGGGTTGGAATTTCTACTTCGTTTATGGTGAAGTTATCGATGCCGAATTTAGTTAGTTGTACTGTTTTCATCTTAATTTAATTTTTTTCAGGTGTATCACTTAGTGTAATCCGAAGACGGTTCAGGGTATTCATTAAGGAGATGGAGGCTGTAAGATCTACCAGCTCTTTCTCGCTGAAACTGGCTTCCATCCGGCTTCTTAATTCCTTAAAATCGCCATGCATTCTGGTGATTGATTCTGTCCATTGCAGTACAGATTTTTGTCTGTGATCAAATGCATCACTGTGTTTCCAGCCTGGTAATTGATCAATAATGCTTTGATCCATTCCTGCTTCACGTAACTCGGCTGAATGGAAACTGCAGCAGTAAGCACAGCCGTTTAGCTGGGATACGTAGAGTTCTGCCAGTTTAATCAGCATTAAATCTGCTGCTGATTTCCTGATGCTCTGATGCGATTTGTATAAATAGCCTATAGTCTCTTTTGATATTTCCTGATAGTTCATCTTTTAATTATCTGAGTTGTTTTTGTTAAGCAAAAGTAGGTTTACAGGTATCACTGTAAATGGTAAACAGCGGTGAAAAAACAGTAATATCCTTGGATTGTGATTTAATGCACCACAGAATAGTTAATTTTGGATTATGGATTTTTTACATGATAGTTTTGCTATAGAGGTTGTCAGCTATGCAGAATGGCAGGAGAGAAGCAAAACCAATAACTTTTTTGAGCTGGTATACGTGCTCGAAGGAAAAGGTATGCAAAGCGTAAACAGTATCAAATTGCCGTTTCAGGAAAACGATATTCATTTACTTCCTGCTGCAAAATGTTATCAGTATATTATTGAAGAATCTACCCGTTTTCTATTTGTGAGGTTTACCAGCAATTATTTTATTCCTTTATCAAATGATCAGGTTGACTATAGTTCGTGGTTTAGCCGTCTGAATTTTATTCTGGCTAATCATATACATCATCCTGGTGCACTTATTCAGGATACCGGAGACAGGGAACAGGTGAAAAGATTACTGGAGGCAGTGCTTTATGAGTATGAACGCAGGGATATTTGTTCTGCGTTTATTATCAGAACTAACCTGGTATCTATACTGGCAATTCTTTCGCGCAATGCGCAGAAAGGGATTTTAAAAGGAAAAGTAATTGCTGATTCCAAATTTGCAGACCTTTTGTATTTTATTAATTTCCATATGATTAATAAGGATATGATCAGTATAGAATATCTTTCGGCAAATTTTGGTATTTCAGCAACTTATTTTAGTGAATACTTCAGGAGAAATGCCGGAGAAAGTTTTCAGGATTATGTGCTGAAATCGAAACTGCGTATTGCAGAATCCCGTGTGGTTTATACCACTTCTTCCATCAAGGAAATTGCCTGGGAACTTGGCTTTACAGACAGCAGTCATCT
This portion of the Pedobacter lusitanus genome encodes:
- a CDS encoding acyl-CoA thioesterase, producing the protein MQNYIFEIQLKVRDYECDIQGIVNNAVYQNYLEHARHEYLHSKNISFKQLTADGIVLMVSRIEMDFKRSLTSGDTFAVKLRIERQGAKLIFFEDIFNVSDGALYLKAKVDVIAKINDKLSRGEIFDTLNL
- a CDS encoding MarR family winged helix-turn-helix transcriptional regulator; protein product: MSTINPFLKTLMNLAKVQAVIARRFDRLNIHGIGFNDFMILYLLQQAAGEKMRRVDLADKIGITASGITRMLLPMEKIGLVTREANERDARVSYVVLTAQGRQLFEDAGKTASLLSQEIIPAEKPKDIQLLNDMLARLGGNIT
- a CDS encoding phosphotransferase; translated protein: MQIPENLIPAAKLAAVEKALFKTFDTTAVEEIILLTGGLSASAVYRIKVNDQYYVLKLDNPVPVIQDDQLSCMEIAAAAGIAPAVYHLDKAAGVTITGFIPPVPLVFDHPDKLLSELAKTIRRIHELPYFPHENSLQDTVDGLIGQFKMSGMLTGPVFDECFAHYETIRQQYPWFDTDKVSSHNDLNPNNMVFDGKKIWIIDWDAAFKNDRYVDLAITANFYITTQEQEELFLETYFGRDLHSYHRARFFVMRLVCRLVYAMLMFKLADGSKTGGIKHNPEMNNISLKELKIQLGSGALSLADYNGQMFFGKALMNEALHYMQSPRFAQSIALL
- a CDS encoding zinc-dependent alcohol dehydrogenase family protein produces the protein MKTVQLTKFGIDNFTINEVEIPTPSANQVLVRIKAVSLNYLDVILAQGSFDPYLSFPYTPASDGSGIVEQVGSNVTRWKAGDRVAIQYVQKWTKGKIDQESNSVRVAWQTPGVLSQYVCIPDYGLVKAPDNLSFEETATLPIAALTAWHGLINQANLQLGQTVLTQGTGGVSLFALQIAKAAGARVIATTSSNEKAEKLRKAGADEVIDYTQHPEWHKQVLSLTNGQGADITLDIAGTKTIEQSLLSVKENGFVGTAGFISGAALPLDIHRHKINLSFLRIQGLAVGSAESFTALNRAIEIADIHPVIDSVFTLDTVHDAYRRLQEGQHFGKIVITV
- a CDS encoding carboxymuconolactone decarboxylase family protein, which produces MNYQEISKETIGYLYKSHQSIRKSAADLMLIKLAELYVSQLNGCAYCCSFHSAELREAGMDQSIIDQLPGWKHSDAFDHRQKSVLQWTESITRMHGDFKELRSRMEASFSEKELVDLTASISLMNTLNRLRITLSDTPEKN
- a CDS encoding helix-turn-helix domain-containing protein, translating into MDFLHDSFAIEVVSYAEWQERSKTNNFFELVYVLEGKGMQSVNSIKLPFQENDIHLLPAAKCYQYIIEESTRFLFVRFTSNYFIPLSNDQVDYSSWFSRLNFILANHIHHPGALIQDTGDREQVKRLLEAVLYEYERRDICSAFIIRTNLVSILAILSRNAQKGILKGKVIADSKFADLLYFINFHMINKDMISIEYLSANFGISATYFSEYFRRNAGESFQDYVLKSKLRIAESRVVYTTSSIKEIAWELGFTDSSHLNRMMKKHFGKGMLQIRKGA